One genomic window of Chlamydiota bacterium includes the following:
- a CDS encoding cysteine desulfurase: protein MMIHSEKALFSAQEILDVKKIRQDFPILKRKVHGKPLIYLDNAATTQKPQCVIDTLNQYYSHENANIHRGIHHLSEKATLAYEGVRSKLKYFLNAPQVEEIIFVRGATEGINLVAQSYGRTFLKRNDEILISHMEHHSNIVPWQILCHEIGAELKVIPMNQSGELMMDAYEHMLSKKVKFLAVTHLSNALGSINPIQKMITMAHKYAIPVLIDGAQAVPHLKVDVQALDCDFYVFSAHKVYGPTGLGVLYGKRSWLEKMPPYQGGGDMISKVTFEETLYNALPYKFEAGTPHIAGVMGLGAALDYMNRIDLRKIAEYEKMLLDHASHLFSEIPGLRIIGTSNEKMSILSFVFAEVHAHDVGTILDQEGIAIRAGHHCAMPVMDFFNVPATARVSFAFYNTPEEIETLAAALRKVKGIFI from the coding sequence ATGATGATCCATTCTGAAAAAGCTCTTTTTTCAGCCCAAGAAATTTTAGATGTAAAAAAAATTCGACAGGATTTTCCCATTCTGAAAAGAAAAGTTCATGGTAAACCTTTGATCTATTTAGACAATGCCGCGACAACCCAAAAACCCCAATGTGTCATCGATACCTTAAATCAATATTACAGTCATGAAAATGCCAATATCCATCGAGGGATTCATCATTTAAGTGAAAAAGCGACATTGGCTTATGAAGGGGTCCGATCTAAATTAAAGTATTTCCTCAATGCGCCTCAGGTTGAAGAAATTATTTTTGTCCGGGGGGCCACAGAAGGAATTAATCTCGTCGCCCAAAGTTATGGGCGAACCTTTCTGAAGAGAAATGATGAAATTTTAATTTCACATATGGAACATCATTCAAACATTGTCCCCTGGCAAATATTATGCCACGAAATCGGGGCTGAACTTAAAGTCATTCCCATGAATCAAAGTGGGGAATTGATGATGGATGCTTATGAACACATGCTCTCCAAAAAAGTGAAATTTTTAGCTGTGACCCATCTTTCAAATGCCTTAGGCTCCATTAATCCCATCCAAAAAATGATTACGATGGCGCACAAATATGCAATCCCTGTTTTAATTGACGGGGCACAAGCAGTCCCTCATTTAAAGGTAGATGTTCAAGCCCTCGATTGCGATTTTTATGTCTTCTCCGCTCATAAAGTCTATGGACCGACAGGCCTTGGCGTCCTCTATGGAAAACGCTCCTGGCTAGAAAAAATGCCTCCGTATCAAGGAGGAGGAGATATGATCAGCAAAGTCACCTTCGAAGAAACTTTATATAACGCACTTCCGTATAAATTCGAGGCGGGAACGCCCCATATTGCAGGCGTCATGGGTCTTGGAGCCGCTTTGGATTATATGAACAGGATCGATCTTCGAAAGATTGCCGAATATGAAAAAATGTTACTGGATCACGCCTCCCACTTGTTTTCAGAAATTCCCGGGCTTCGCATCATTGGAACTTCAAATGAAAAGATGAGTATTCTCTCTTTTGTCTTTGCTGAAGTTCACGCCCACGATGTAGGAACCATTTTAGATCAAGAAGGGATTGCCATTCGAGCGGGGCACCACTGCGCGATGCCCGTCATGGATTTTTTTAATGTTCCCGCAACGGCTCGGGTTTCATTTGCTTTTTATAATACGCCCGAAGAAATTGAAACCCTTGCAGCAGCGCTTCGAAAAGTGAAGGGGATTTTTATCTGA
- a CDS encoding SUF system NifU family Fe-S cluster assembly protein, with the protein MMSELNELYQQVILDHNKQPRNFRILECADHTAEGYNPLCGDRLKLYLVTEGDKIKDISFQGSGCAISKSSASLMTDSVKGKTKKEAQITFENFHEMISKGLQGKYDLNLLGKLTVFSGVSEYPTRIKCATLAWHTLRAALEESEKIVTTEDNV; encoded by the coding sequence ATGATGTCTGAACTGAACGAGCTTTATCAACAGGTGATTTTAGATCACAATAAACAACCCAGAAACTTTCGCATCCTTGAATGTGCAGATCATACCGCAGAGGGGTATAATCCTTTATGCGGCGATCGTCTCAAGCTTTATCTTGTAACGGAGGGAGATAAAATTAAAGATATTAGTTTTCAGGGTTCGGGATGCGCTATTTCGAAATCTTCAGCCTCACTGATGACCGACAGTGTCAAAGGTAAAACAAAAAAAGAGGCTCAGATTACTTTTGAAAATTTTCATGAAATGATTTCGAAGGGGTTACAAGGAAAGTACGATTTAAATCTATTAGGTAAACTGACGGTGTTTTCTGGCGTGAGTGAGTATCCCACACGCATTAAATGCGCCACGCTCGCTTGGCATACCCTGCGAGCCGCATTGGAGGAGAGCGAAAAAATTGTAACAACAGAGGATAATGTTTGA
- the sufC gene encoding Fe-S cluster assembly ATPase SufC, translated as MLEIKNLHVSIDHTEILKGIDLKVQAGEVHAIMGPNGSGKSTLAKVLAGDPSYVVTKGEVLYDGKNLLEMAPEIRARQGIFLGFQYPVEIPGVNNTYFLKAALNEIRTSKGMPELDAMEFLQLLKEKVKTIDMDESLINRPVNEGFSGGEKKRNEILQMAVLEPRLAILDETDSGLDIDAVKAVAQGVNKLKRADRSMILVTHYQRLLNYIVPDHVHVLSEGRLVKSGGKELALELEKQGYDWVKERN; from the coding sequence ATGTTAGAGATTAAAAATTTACATGTGTCGATTGATCATACTGAAATTCTTAAAGGAATTGATCTGAAAGTTCAGGCGGGGGAGGTTCATGCCATCATGGGACCTAATGGCTCAGGCAAAAGTACCCTTGCGAAAGTTCTGGCCGGAGACCCTTCTTATGTTGTGACGAAAGGGGAGGTTCTTTATGATGGAAAAAATTTACTGGAAATGGCCCCTGAAATTAGGGCTCGGCAAGGAATTTTTCTAGGGTTTCAATATCCCGTCGAAATTCCAGGTGTTAATAATACCTATTTTCTGAAGGCGGCTTTGAATGAGATCCGTACCTCTAAAGGGATGCCTGAGCTCGATGCCATGGAATTCCTTCAACTTTTGAAAGAAAAAGTAAAAACAATCGATATGGATGAAAGTCTGATCAATAGGCCCGTGAATGAAGGATTTTCAGGAGGAGAAAAGAAGCGCAACGAAATTCTTCAAATGGCGGTTCTCGAGCCCCGTCTGGCCATTTTAGATGAAACCGATTCAGGACTCGATATTGATGCAGTAAAGGCAGTCGCCCAAGGAGTCAATAAACTGAAAAGGGCCGACCGGTCCATGATTTTGGTCACCCACTATCAGCGACTTTTAAATTATATCGTTCCGGATCATGTGCATGTCCTTTCAGAGGGCCGTCTGGTTAAATCTGGAGGGAAAGAGCTTGCCTTAGAGCTTGAGAAGCAAGGTTATGATTGGGTGAAAGAACGAAATTAA
- a CDS encoding SufD family Fe-S cluster assembly protein gives MSEEAKSFIQEDYKYGFITDIESEMAPRGLDEDIVRYISEKKNEPVFLLEWRLKAYRHWLKMSEPQWPNVHYPAIDYQNIIYYSAPKKKKLLSSLEEVDKELLVTFEKLGIPLEEQKRLSGVAVDAVFDSVSVATTFKAQLEKFGIIFCSFSEAVQHHPDLIKKYLGSVVPYSDNFFAALNSAVFSDGSFCYIPKGVRCPMELSTYFRINTADTGQFERTLIIAEDGAYVSYLEGCLPGWEEITTGYELKNIRDLVLGETVLNHEGVETKAAKLMKRRYRGDLVEITPRSPGNKFSLTPKHPVLAIRRESVRSSLRGQGRWADIHSERLSQTEPEFIPVGELQPGDLLVFPINKVKRDDSSLSDDFLRLLGYYVAEGCATRFNGCDAVEICLGDHEENLIKDVVSLIKKVLGKTPSVTYDRVRHGAYIVVYSKELSAQLVKHGGKYAIGKRFSKTVMDLPPARQKLALDTYYLGDGSVSREGKLIRIRAATISKQLAFQIQEILARQGIFAYINVREAFDEKMKDGKIIRHKTRYVLFYAENTIGRRALRREGYFLLPVCKIRRVPYDDYVYNFETATEPHSYLVKGFAVHNCTAPIRDKNQLHAAVVELVCLENAQIKYSTVQNWYAGDKDGKGGIYNFVTKRGKCAGKKSKISWTQVETGSSITWKYPSVILMGDNSIGEFYSVALTNNHQQADTGTKMIHVGKNTKSTIISKGISAKQGSNTYRGLVKVLPHAENVRNYTQCDSLLLGDQCSANTFPYIEVQNNTAKVEHEASTSKISEEQLFYCKQRGISGENAVNMIINGFCKEVFRNLPMEFAVEASKLLGVSLEGSVG, from the coding sequence ATGAGTGAAGAAGCTAAATCCTTTATTCAAGAGGATTACAAATATGGATTTATCACAGACATCGAATCCGAGATGGCTCCTCGCGGCCTCGATGAGGATATCGTCCGTTATATTTCAGAAAAGAAAAATGAGCCGGTATTTCTCCTTGAATGGCGGTTAAAAGCCTATCGCCATTGGCTTAAAATGAGTGAGCCCCAATGGCCCAATGTCCACTATCCTGCCATTGATTATCAGAATATTATTTATTATTCTGCGCCCAAAAAGAAAAAGCTTTTATCCAGCCTCGAGGAAGTAGATAAGGAACTTTTGGTCACCTTTGAAAAATTAGGCATTCCATTAGAAGAACAGAAGCGATTGTCCGGGGTTGCGGTCGATGCCGTTTTTGACAGTGTTTCAGTCGCCACCACCTTTAAAGCTCAGTTAGAAAAATTTGGTATTATCTTTTGTTCATTTTCAGAGGCGGTTCAACATCATCCCGATCTCATCAAAAAATATTTGGGTTCCGTCGTTCCTTACTCTGACAATTTTTTTGCAGCCCTTAATTCAGCGGTCTTTAGCGATGGCTCTTTCTGCTATATCCCCAAAGGCGTTCGATGCCCCATGGAACTTTCAACCTATTTTCGTATTAATACTGCTGACACGGGCCAATTTGAACGAACTTTAATCATTGCAGAAGATGGCGCTTACGTGAGCTATTTGGAAGGGTGTCTCCCAGGATGGGAAGAAATTACCACAGGATACGAGTTAAAAAATATCCGTGATTTAGTGCTTGGAGAAACAGTGCTCAATCATGAAGGGGTTGAAACAAAAGCAGCTAAACTGATGAAAAGGCGATACCGTGGCGATTTGGTAGAAATTACGCCCCGCAGTCCTGGAAACAAATTTTCCCTGACACCAAAACATCCTGTTCTGGCCATCCGGCGTGAGAGCGTGCGGTCTTCTTTGCGTGGGCAAGGAAGATGGGCTGATATTCATTCAGAGCGTCTTAGCCAAACCGAACCCGAATTTATTCCTGTGGGTGAATTACAACCTGGAGATTTACTTGTATTTCCTATTAATAAAGTGAAACGCGACGATTCCTCTCTTTCCGATGATTTTTTGAGATTGCTGGGCTACTACGTGGCTGAGGGATGTGCCACTCGCTTTAATGGATGTGATGCTGTCGAAATTTGCTTGGGAGATCATGAGGAAAATTTGATTAAGGACGTTGTTTCACTGATCAAGAAAGTTTTGGGTAAAACTCCTTCCGTAACTTATGATCGGGTCCGTCATGGCGCCTATATCGTTGTGTATTCAAAGGAGCTTTCAGCCCAATTGGTTAAGCATGGGGGAAAATATGCGATTGGGAAACGCTTTAGCAAGACTGTGATGGATTTACCTCCCGCACGGCAAAAATTAGCTTTAGATACCTATTATCTTGGAGACGGAAGTGTATCTCGTGAAGGGAAGCTGATCCGGATTCGTGCAGCAACCATTTCAAAACAACTGGCGTTTCAAATCCAGGAGATTCTCGCTCGTCAGGGAATTTTCGCCTACATCAACGTTCGAGAAGCATTTGATGAAAAGATGAAGGATGGAAAAATTATTAGACATAAAACCCGTTATGTTCTTTTTTATGCCGAAAATACAATCGGTCGCCGTGCACTGCGTCGAGAGGGTTATTTTCTTCTGCCTGTTTGTAAAATTCGTCGCGTTCCCTACGACGATTATGTTTATAATTTTGAGACCGCGACGGAACCCCATTCCTATCTCGTTAAAGGTTTTGCGGTTCACAACTGTACCGCCCCTATCCGAGACAAAAATCAATTGCATGCAGCCGTGGTAGAGTTGGTCTGTCTCGAAAACGCCCAAATTAAATACTCCACGGTGCAAAATTGGTACGCGGGAGATAAAGACGGAAAAGGCGGGATTTATAATTTCGTCACTAAACGAGGAAAATGTGCAGGGAAAAAATCTAAAATCTCATGGACCCAGGTTGAAACAGGTTCTTCTATTACCTGGAAATATCCGAGTGTGATTTTGATGGGGGATAACTCCATCGGCGAATTTTACTCCGTCGCTCTGACGAATAACCACCAGCAGGCGGATACAGGAACTAAAATGATTCATGTGGGAAAAAATACCAAGAGCACGATTATCTCCAAGGGAATTTCTGCCAAACAGGGTTCGAACACCTATCGAGGGTTGGTTAAAGTATTACCTCACGCAGAAAATGTACGCAATTACACCCAATGCGACTCTCTCCTTTTAGGAGATCAATGTAGCGCCAATACCTTTCCCTATATTGAAGTTCAGAACAACACGGCCAAGGTTGAACATGAGGCCTCGACTTCAAAAATCAGCGAAGAACAGCTTTTTTATTGCAAGCAAAGAGGCATTTCTGGAGAGAATGCGGTCAATATGATTATCAATGGATTTTGCAAAGAAGTTTTTCGAAACCTACCAATGGAGTTTGCGGTAGAGGCATCAAAATTACTGGGAGTGAGTTTAGAAGGAAGTGTGGGATAG
- the sufT gene encoding putative Fe-S cluster assembly protein SufT — MQSREPIELKRACEAIEIPAGTKIILPAAMKVMISQTLGGSYTVITDRGAMVRISGRDADALGLEIPVEAEASSGEEPLEKRVFDQLRTCYDPEIPVNILELGLVYDCKIIPLSEGNRVEIKMTLTAPGCGMGTTLSVDVKQKIESIPGVREADVQLVWDPPWTMDRMSEAAKLQLGMM, encoded by the coding sequence ATGCAAAGTCGCGAACCGATTGAGCTCAAAAGAGCCTGTGAAGCCATTGAAATTCCGGCGGGGACAAAAATTATTTTGCCGGCCGCCATGAAGGTCATGATTTCTCAAACGCTTGGCGGCTCCTACACCGTTATTACGGATCGGGGAGCCATGGTTCGCATTTCAGGCCGAGACGCGGATGCACTCGGATTAGAAATTCCCGTTGAAGCCGAAGCATCCTCTGGAGAAGAGCCTCTTGAAAAAAGGGTGTTCGATCAACTTAGAACGTGTTATGATCCGGAGATCCCAGTCAATATCCTGGAATTAGGACTGGTCTATGACTGTAAAATTATTCCGCTTTCTGAAGGGAACCGAGTCGAAATTAAAATGACCTTAACCGCCCCAGGTTGTGGGATGGGGACTACGCTTAGCGTAGATGTGAAACAGAAAATCGAAAGCATTCCTGGAGTCAGGGAAGCTGATGTTCAGTTGGTCTGGGATCCACCCTGGACCATGGATCGCATGAGTGAAGCTGCTAAGCTTCAATTAGGAATGATGTGA
- the sufD gene encoding Fe-S cluster assembly protein SufD, producing MNVLQKKTELSSEEVKEPFLRAFSKIEKGGGKDFPEWLKNLRQNALSKFAILGFPNTHHEAWKYTSVETIIHTLYQFLTAETAKNLASKKDLNSLPIPLSGPTLVFVNGFFSRDLSKLNLRSSSLKIGSLKEAILKDPDGFKEYFPSKDGYENSIFRALNMSLFEDGAFVHIPPNFIFEEPIHLVFIAPSSQKNLISFPRNLIVAESGSKATIIESYVSFPENTTFSNAFTQVIVKNEASINYYQIQNQSEKAFHVGETEMVLNEKTHLSHCSLTLSGRIVRNNLSVQILGRESEANLTGLYLTSHEQHVDNTTVIDHKMGESTSRQLYKGVLNGKSTGVFSGKIFVRKNAQKTDAAQTNKNLLLSKEAKVDMKPQLEIFANDVKCTHGAAVGELEDHLLFYLQSRGLGSDTARHLLIRGFIHEVTDQIKVQKIKDYLNRVLLTPFEEGKEALR from the coding sequence ATGAACGTTCTACAAAAAAAAACTGAACTGAGTTCTGAAGAAGTCAAAGAACCTTTTCTTAGGGCCTTTTCAAAAATTGAAAAGGGTGGGGGGAAAGATTTCCCTGAATGGCTTAAAAATCTCCGCCAAAATGCCCTTTCAAAATTTGCCATCTTAGGCTTTCCAAATACGCATCATGAAGCCTGGAAATACACCTCTGTCGAAACCATTATCCATACCCTTTATCAATTTTTGACCGCTGAGACGGCAAAAAATTTGGCATCCAAAAAAGATCTGAATTCTCTCCCTATCCCTCTTTCTGGCCCCACACTTGTCTTTGTAAATGGTTTCTTTTCCCGTGATCTTTCCAAACTCAATCTTCGTTCCTCTTCTCTTAAAATAGGGAGTTTGAAAGAGGCCATTCTCAAAGATCCTGATGGGTTTAAAGAATATTTTCCTTCGAAAGATGGATACGAAAACAGTATTTTCCGTGCCTTAAATATGTCTCTTTTCGAAGATGGAGCATTCGTTCATATTCCTCCCAATTTTATATTTGAAGAACCCATTCATTTGGTTTTTATTGCCCCCTCTTCTCAAAAAAATCTCATCTCTTTTCCAAGAAATTTGATCGTGGCTGAAAGCGGAAGTAAGGCAACCATTATAGAAAGCTACGTTTCTTTTCCTGAAAATACGACTTTTTCAAACGCCTTCACTCAGGTCATCGTAAAAAATGAAGCTTCGATCAATTATTATCAAATTCAAAATCAAAGTGAAAAAGCGTTCCATGTGGGAGAGACCGAAATGGTCTTAAATGAAAAAACCCATCTTTCTCATTGTTCACTGACTCTCAGTGGAAGAATTGTAAGAAATAATTTGTCTGTCCAGATTTTGGGACGTGAAAGTGAGGCGAATCTTACGGGTCTTTACCTTACCTCCCATGAACAGCATGTGGATAACACAACGGTGATTGACCACAAAATGGGGGAGTCGACCAGTCGACAGCTTTATAAAGGGGTTCTCAATGGAAAATCGACGGGGGTTTTTAGCGGAAAAATTTTCGTTCGAAAGAACGCCCAAAAAACGGATGCGGCACAGACCAATAAAAATCTGCTTCTTTCCAAAGAAGCCAAGGTTGATATGAAACCCCAACTCGAGATTTTCGCAAATGATGTCAAATGTACCCATGGAGCCGCTGTGGGAGAGCTTGAAGATCATCTCCTTTTTTATCTCCAGAGCCGTGGCCTTGGGAGCGACACAGCCCGCCACCTTTTGATCCGGGGATTTATCCATGAGGTGACCGATCAAATAAAGGTGCAAAAAATCAAAGACTACTTGAATCGCGTCCTCTTAACCCCATTTGAAGAAGGGAAGGAGGCTCTCAGATGA